The proteins below are encoded in one region of Akkermansiaceae bacterium:
- the grpE gene encoding nucleotide exchange factor GrpE: MHEPTPNSEDTINEENPAQDVHDELSVEESSPAPEAAADETGESAEEVEIDPWEALEIEAAKWKDQAIRTAAELDNFRKRMTREKLDAVRYGNQSLLEELLPVLDNFDMGMQAAAQEQGSMLYMGMDMVHKQLGEFLCSQNVREIPAEIGGEFDPKVHEALSQEASDEIGEGKIVRVVRKGYTIGDRLLRPSNVIVALGASAGESSDQPESE; this comes from the coding sequence ATGCACGAGCCGACGCCAAACAGCGAAGACACCATCAACGAAGAAAACCCAGCCCAGGACGTTCACGATGAACTGTCTGTGGAGGAGTCATCCCCTGCCCCCGAGGCAGCGGCTGATGAAACTGGAGAATCCGCGGAGGAAGTGGAAATCGACCCCTGGGAAGCCTTGGAAATCGAAGCCGCCAAGTGGAAGGACCAGGCCATCCGCACCGCCGCCGAGCTGGATAATTTCCGCAAACGCATGACCCGTGAGAAACTCGACGCCGTCCGTTACGGCAACCAGAGCCTGCTCGAGGAGCTGCTTCCCGTGCTGGACAACTTTGACATGGGCATGCAAGCCGCCGCCCAGGAGCAGGGATCGATGCTCTACATGGGTATGGATATGGTTCACAAGCAGCTTGGCGAGTTTCTCTGCTCACAGAACGTCCGGGAGATTCCTGCCGAGATCGGTGGCGAGTTCGACCCCAAGGTGCACGAAGCACTCAGCCAGGAGGCCAGCGACGAGATCGGGGAAGGCAAGATCGTCCGCGTTGTCCGCAAGGGCTACACCATCGGCGACCGCCTTCTGCGCCCCTCCAACGTCATCGTAGCCCTCGGTGCCTCAGCCGGAGAATCCTCTGACCAGCCAGAAAGCGAATAA
- the dnaJ gene encoding molecular chaperone DnaJ, with the protein MSKRDYYDVLGVSKDATAAELKKAYRKLAIKYHPDKNPDDHEAEDKFKELGEAYEALSDEDKRAAYDRYGHAAFENGGGGGGGFGGFGGFHDASDIFSQVFGGAFGGGGFEDIFGGGRRRRDPSGRQPGSDLRYDLEITLEEAAGGVQKELEIEKLEACSTCSSTGSKSGNGRKSCTTCGGHGAVTRQHGIFVQQSECPACHGAGQTISDPCPDCRGEGRKNEETRIKINIPAGVNDGTRLRSTGNGDAGLRGGQPGDLYVFLHIKRHDVFEREDNDLYCEVPMPFSTAALGGELEVPTLEGKSSIKIPPGTQGGTTFRLRNRGIKDLRSGGKGDLHVEVHVEVPTKLNHEQKEKLTAFSESIGVKNNPMQESFLEKAKRFFGS; encoded by the coding sequence ATGTCTAAACGCGACTACTACGATGTCCTCGGTGTCTCCAAAGACGCCACTGCCGCTGAGCTGAAAAAAGCCTACCGCAAGCTGGCGATCAAATACCACCCGGACAAAAACCCGGACGACCACGAAGCCGAGGATAAGTTCAAGGAACTTGGCGAAGCCTACGAGGCCCTCAGTGATGAGGACAAACGCGCCGCCTATGATCGCTACGGACACGCTGCCTTTGAAAATGGTGGCGGCGGCGGTGGTGGATTCGGTGGCTTTGGTGGTTTCCATGATGCCTCCGACATCTTCTCCCAGGTCTTTGGCGGTGCCTTTGGCGGCGGTGGGTTCGAAGACATCTTTGGAGGTGGCCGCAGACGCCGCGACCCGTCCGGCAGACAACCGGGCAGCGACCTCCGCTACGACCTCGAAATCACCCTGGAGGAAGCGGCCGGGGGAGTGCAGAAGGAACTCGAAATCGAAAAACTCGAAGCCTGCTCGACTTGTAGCAGCACTGGCTCCAAAAGCGGCAACGGTCGTAAATCCTGCACCACCTGCGGCGGCCATGGCGCGGTAACACGCCAGCACGGTATCTTTGTCCAGCAATCCGAGTGCCCCGCCTGTCACGGCGCCGGCCAAACCATCTCCGACCCCTGCCCCGACTGCCGGGGCGAGGGACGCAAAAACGAGGAAACCCGCATCAAGATCAACATCCCCGCCGGGGTCAACGACGGCACCCGCCTTCGCTCCACCGGCAATGGCGACGCCGGCCTCCGCGGCGGCCAGCCGGGCGACCTCTATGTTTTCCTGCACATCAAGCGTCACGATGTTTTCGAACGCGAGGATAACGACCTCTACTGTGAGGTGCCGATGCCCTTCTCCACCGCCGCCCTCGGTGGTGAGCTCGAAGTGCCGACACTCGAAGGGAAATCGTCGATCAAGATCCCGCCAGGCACCCAGGGGGGCACGACCTTCCGGCTCCGCAATCGCGGTATCAAGGACCTGCGTTCCGGAGGAAAAGGCGACCTGCACGTCGAAGTCCACGTGGAAGTGCCCACCAAGCTCAACCACGAGCAAAAAGAAAAACTCACTGCGTTCTCCGAGTCGATCGGGGTCAAAAACAACCCGATGCAGGAGTCGTTTCTAGAGAAGGCCAAACGCTTCTTTGGATCTTAA
- a CDS encoding GIY-YIG nuclease family protein — protein MKSLANRCYGRAQEMREKGKMFFKNTEDTEAKPVIEQNLQEQEKPEDIQNLTIILFDLPQQKIIASQQLDWVNTLCLIILNGQASVSSYYPSQRITMLGKEIEEMIERLPCPKCGALILPTTASHTGGVCMPCLKETRSSGYIRPQPSIPQPQKPVLESKPPDPIPTRPPQVLKTEEGSYDSPHLTITLGPGVVRYLSPRDLIQDSGRLAIEEIESFGLKPTIKFPYSYKDFCPESFGIPDKPGSWDLKFKFEEFPPLFEDRPYPQIIRDLAEVIAAYCQDPFPSEAYWAFHQFTESGTIVLREFFQSWMRETFQNHDLTQSYSESEHHQLLTVGHSSTYVFRKTRYLRERRQMIECAALAIIEEEERRQAEEAAKRFDDAILRSSYDVFTYLMEDTRNGLMKIGKSKNPERREKTLQSEAPTVELRIAVPTESDFEYELHGDFAHLRRRGEWFELSSSDIKAVIEQLLENGDPKRAITSNDWLGAIFLASFDGDDASQKPRAESGRR, from the coding sequence ATGAAATCCCTCGCTAACAGGTGCTACGGTCGAGCGCAAGAAATGCGCGAAAAAGGGAAGATGTTTTTTAAAAACACAGAAGACACGGAAGCAAAACCCGTAATAGAACAAAACCTCCAGGAACAAGAGAAACCCGAAGATATCCAAAACCTAACTATTATTTTGTTTGACCTACCCCAACAGAAAATAATAGCATCACAGCAATTAGATTGGGTAAACACTCTCTGCTTAATCATCCTAAACGGTCAAGCATCTGTAAGTTCCTATTACCCGAGTCAACGAATAACAATGTTAGGAAAAGAAATTGAAGAGATGATCGAGAGACTTCCATGTCCCAAATGTGGTGCATTGATTCTGCCCACTACGGCATCACATACCGGGGGAGTCTGCATGCCATGTCTGAAGGAGACAAGAAGCTCTGGCTACATTCGACCGCAGCCTTCCATACCGCAGCCGCAGAAGCCTGTCTTGGAGTCCAAGCCTCCTGATCCAATTCCTACTCGGCCGCCTCAGGTCCTGAAGACAGAAGAAGGGTCCTACGATTCTCCTCACCTCACCATCACATTGGGACCCGGAGTTGTCCGGTATCTATCTCCCCGGGACTTGATCCAGGATTCAGGCCGCCTTGCAATCGAGGAAATTGAATCTTTCGGGCTTAAACCTACGATCAAGTTTCCCTACTCATATAAGGATTTTTGTCCCGAGAGCTTTGGTATCCCCGACAAACCCGGCTCATGGGATTTGAAGTTTAAGTTCGAAGAATTCCCTCCGTTGTTCGAGGATCGCCCATACCCTCAGATCATTAGAGACCTTGCGGAGGTTATTGCTGCATACTGTCAAGATCCCTTTCCCTCTGAGGCCTACTGGGCTTTCCACCAATTCACGGAGTCCGGAACTATCGTTTTGCGGGAGTTTTTTCAGAGTTGGATGCGAGAGACGTTCCAGAATCACGATCTTACTCAATCCTATTCCGAGAGCGAGCACCATCAGCTGCTTACTGTCGGACATAGTTCTACCTACGTTTTCAGGAAGACGAGGTATCTCCGTGAGCGCAGACAGATGATTGAGTGCGCTGCGTTGGCCATCATTGAAGAGGAAGAACGACGACAGGCTGAAGAAGCTGCAAAGCGATTTGACGATGCCATCCTTCGGTCGTCCTATGATGTCTTCACCTATTTGATGGAGGATACGCGCAACGGATTGATGAAGATTGGCAAGAGCAAGAATCCAGAACGGCGGGAGAAGACGCTTCAGTCTGAAGCACCTACAGTCGAGTTGAGGATTGCCGTGCCCACTGAAAGCGATTTCGAGTATGAGCTGCACGGCGACTTTGCCCACCTACGCCGCCGTGGTGAGTGGTTCGAACTTTCGAGTTCCGACATTAAAGCGGTTATCGAACAGCTTCTGGAGAACGGCGACCCGAAGCGGGCGATAACCTCCAACGACTGGCTCGGCGCCATCTTCCTAGCGTCGTTCGATGGGGACGATGCATCGCAAAAACCAAGAGCCGAATCGGGTAGGCGGTAG
- a CDS encoding sulfatase-like hydrolase/transferase, translated as MRTTRLFPMVSLISLFVGMMFATAAGSETKPPNIIFILVDDMGWTGLSRQLDPGIAESCSDFYQTPRLDQLADRGTCFSNAYAPAPMCSPSRASILTGKSPAQLHMTTPGRGGKAETWQKVAQPRHITDLPEAEITLPELLKQQGYATAHFGKWHLNGGGPGKHGFDVHDGDTGNNAPESASNPKDMFGITTRAIDFIRARSKGDTPFYLQLSHYAVHAPVSALTSTREKFSKLPAGKRHQNADYAAMTADFDSSVGKMLDLIDELGITRNTYVIFTSDNGAASPGRNQENAPLSGGKGSLWEGGVRVPMIIAGPNVPAKVRRQEMVIGSDLFATVAEWAGVKAPLPKGVEGVSLQPLLSSGGAKVQRPENALYFHYPHYGKGPKQVPQSAIRVGNDKLILDYESGKPKLFDLTNDIGESNDLSQSQPEKAAKMHAMLTSYLREIHAQMPSPNPAYDAAAKPQNQRGPGGNRGFLSRFDQNNDGKVSREEFTGPPPRFNHLDSNNDGVISGDEIPR; from the coding sequence ATGAGAACAACCCGCTTATTTCCCATGGTCTCCCTCATCAGCCTCTTCGTTGGCATGATGTTTGCCACAGCCGCTGGCTCCGAAACCAAGCCACCTAACATCATCTTCATCCTCGTCGATGACATGGGGTGGACCGGTTTGTCGCGCCAGCTGGACCCCGGGATTGCTGAGTCGTGTAGCGACTTCTACCAGACTCCACGGCTCGACCAGTTGGCAGACCGTGGCACCTGTTTTTCCAACGCCTATGCACCCGCACCGATGTGCTCACCAAGCAGGGCGTCGATCCTGACGGGCAAAAGTCCGGCGCAGCTGCACATGACCACACCAGGCAGGGGCGGCAAAGCCGAGACATGGCAAAAGGTCGCCCAGCCCAGGCACATCACGGATTTGCCGGAGGCCGAAATCACCTTGCCGGAATTACTCAAGCAGCAGGGTTACGCCACCGCCCACTTCGGCAAGTGGCATCTCAATGGCGGAGGACCTGGCAAACATGGCTTTGATGTCCACGACGGAGACACGGGAAATAACGCCCCTGAAAGCGCGTCGAACCCGAAGGATATGTTCGGCATCACCACGCGGGCCATCGATTTCATCCGGGCCCGGTCGAAGGGTGACACTCCTTTTTATCTACAGCTTTCACACTACGCCGTGCATGCACCGGTGTCGGCATTGACCAGCACACGCGAGAAGTTTTCCAAACTCCCGGCAGGCAAACGCCATCAGAATGCCGACTACGCCGCGATGACCGCAGACTTCGACAGCTCGGTCGGTAAAATGTTAGACCTCATCGATGAACTGGGAATCACCCGCAACACCTATGTGATTTTCACCTCCGACAATGGTGCCGCCAGCCCCGGCAGGAATCAGGAAAACGCACCCTTGTCCGGTGGCAAGGGTAGCCTCTGGGAAGGAGGGGTTCGAGTGCCTATGATCATCGCCGGGCCGAACGTGCCAGCCAAGGTCCGCCGTCAGGAAATGGTAATCGGCAGTGATCTGTTTGCCACGGTTGCTGAATGGGCAGGAGTGAAGGCCCCTCTCCCCAAAGGGGTCGAAGGTGTGAGTTTGCAACCCCTGCTCAGCTCTGGAGGAGCTAAGGTCCAACGACCGGAAAACGCCTTGTATTTTCACTACCCCCATTACGGCAAGGGGCCAAAGCAGGTGCCGCAGTCGGCGATCCGGGTAGGAAACGACAAACTTATCCTCGATTATGAATCGGGGAAACCGAAGCTGTTCGATCTAACAAACGACATCGGGGAAAGCAACGACCTGAGTCAATCCCAGCCGGAGAAGGCCGCAAAGATGCATGCCATGCTGACCTCCTACCTCAGGGAAATCCATGCCCAGATGCCGTCACCCAACCCCGCCTACGATGCCGCTGCCAAACCACAGAACCAGCGTGGTCCAGGGGGAAACCGGGGGTTCCTCAGTCGCTTTGATCAAAACAACGATGGCAAGGTGTCCCGTGAGGAATTTACCGGCCCGCCACCCCGATTCAACCATCTGGACAGCAACAACGACGGCGTCATTTCAGGGGATGAAATCCCTCGCTAA
- a CDS encoding DUF1566 domain-containing protein, giving the protein MGTLAGTCLAAAETAKQPTYPIVDTGQIRCYDDKVQVAFPQVQSPYFGQDAHYAGNQPSYQVHGNGTATDLVTGLMWQTDPGEKMTYRQAVQGASKCRTGGHSDWRLPTIKELYSLILFSGTDPDVHSTDTSRLKPFIDTQVFKFQYGNPNNGAQSERIIDSQFATSTKYVHQTMRGNDTVFGVNFADGRIKGYPMKDPRGNADKKFFVLYVRGNDHYGKNKLVDNKDGTITDHATGLTWMTVDSGMLKAGKDKDGKLNWQQALAWSESLDYAGHSDWRLPNAKELQSIVDYSRSPATTISAAIDPLFQTSRVTEGGENDYPYYWTGTTHRRGGGGRSAVYVCFGKGYGWMTDRRTGDKILMDVHGAGCQRSDPKSGDPSATPHGRGPQGDVLRIYNFVRCVRGGKANPVTTGPAVEKPDHSANPEAQQAPAAPERGITRDDRQPPAGRAGFVARLDRNKDGKVSIDEFDGPKNHFNHLDTNGDGYISQQEAPTGPPANRRPSPPHRR; this is encoded by the coding sequence ATGGGCACCCTCGCCGGAACATGCCTGGCCGCAGCTGAAACAGCGAAACAGCCGACCTACCCGATTGTCGATACCGGCCAGATACGCTGCTATGACGACAAGGTGCAGGTGGCTTTTCCTCAAGTCCAATCACCGTATTTCGGCCAGGACGCACACTATGCGGGCAATCAACCAAGTTACCAGGTGCACGGCAATGGCACCGCCACCGATCTGGTTACCGGGTTGATGTGGCAGACCGATCCCGGGGAGAAAATGACCTACCGGCAGGCGGTGCAAGGAGCCTCGAAGTGCCGGACCGGTGGCCACTCGGATTGGCGGCTACCGACCATCAAGGAACTCTACTCGTTGATCCTGTTCAGCGGCACAGATCCGGATGTCCACAGCACCGATACCTCAAGGCTCAAGCCGTTTATCGACACACAGGTTTTCAAATTCCAATACGGCAACCCTAACAACGGTGCCCAGTCCGAGCGGATCATCGACTCCCAGTTCGCCACTTCAACAAAATATGTCCACCAAACGATGCGCGGCAATGACACCGTGTTCGGGGTGAATTTTGCAGACGGCAGGATCAAGGGATACCCGATGAAAGACCCGCGCGGAAATGCTGATAAAAAGTTTTTTGTCCTCTACGTCCGGGGGAATGATCATTACGGGAAAAACAAATTGGTCGACAACAAGGATGGCACCATCACCGATCATGCGACCGGACTCACATGGATGACGGTGGATAGCGGGATGCTGAAGGCGGGCAAGGACAAGGACGGCAAGTTAAACTGGCAGCAGGCACTGGCGTGGTCCGAGTCGCTCGACTATGCAGGCCATTCCGATTGGCGGCTGCCCAATGCCAAGGAGCTGCAAAGCATCGTCGATTACTCGCGCTCCCCGGCGACCACAATCTCGGCGGCCATTGATCCCCTGTTTCAGACCAGTCGGGTCACGGAAGGCGGGGAAAATGATTACCCGTATTACTGGACGGGCACCACCCACCGAAGGGGCGGCGGCGGAAGATCGGCGGTGTATGTTTGTTTTGGCAAAGGATACGGCTGGATGACGGACCGGCGGACCGGCGATAAAATCCTCATGGATGTCCACGGTGCCGGCTGCCAGCGCAGTGATCCCAAATCCGGCGACCCCTCGGCCACCCCGCACGGTCGCGGGCCACAGGGTGATGTGCTGCGGATCTACAACTTCGTCCGCTGCGTGCGCGGAGGGAAGGCAAACCCGGTGACGACCGGGCCGGCGGTGGAAAAACCCGACCATTCAGCCAACCCGGAAGCACAGCAAGCTCCAGCAGCGCCGGAGCGAGGAATCACAAGGGACGACCGCCAACCTCCCGCTGGCCGGGCCGGGTTTGTGGCGCGGCTCGATCGCAACAAGGACGGCAAGGTTTCCATAGATGAATTCGACGGGCCGAAAAACCATTTCAACCATCTCGATACAAACGGCGACGGCTATATCTCGCAACAGGAAGCCCCCACCGGCCCGCCAGCTAACAGACGTCCCAGCCCACCGCATCGCCGCTAA
- a CDS encoding transporter, with the protein MKNYFYLSATVLVAFTGALSPCVNAGVPIAVCKDCNDPDCTCTDACGCDADGHDYFTHAPIGVMGDHIHRKGGLMASYRYMFMSMQRNYDGDSQISDAAARAGYMASSADMDMQMHMLGVMYAPSDQVTLMLMTNYLDSSMLNINMMGARSIMRSAGWGDTSLSAYYSLYKKTDSSAHIGLGLSAPTGSIDEKMAGGAHMGYPMQLGSGTWDLKPSLTWLGGANDWSYGSQLSAVIHLDENDNGYTLGDSASLTGWVSRRLNTWSAVSLRLTGSSWENVDGHDSRMPVIPMGPLAGQPMAGVADPDARGGSRIDLSLGLNLWDTQKGTRFSIEAGAPVYQNLDGPQLGTEWFVSAGFQFSW; encoded by the coding sequence ATGAAAAACTATTTCTATCTCTCCGCCACCGTTTTAGTGGCTTTTACTGGTGCCCTTTCACCTTGTGTGAATGCCGGCGTGCCTATTGCGGTTTGCAAAGATTGTAACGATCCCGACTGCACCTGTACCGATGCCTGTGGCTGCGATGCCGACGGCCATGATTATTTTACCCACGCACCGATAGGGGTGATGGGGGATCACATCCACCGCAAGGGTGGGCTGATGGCATCCTACCGATACATGTTTATGAGCATGCAGCGTAACTACGACGGTGATTCGCAAATCTCCGATGCCGCCGCGCGTGCTGGCTACATGGCATCGTCGGCCGACATGGATATGCAGATGCACATGCTCGGTGTGATGTATGCGCCCAGTGACCAGGTCACCCTGATGCTGATGACCAATTACCTCGATAGCAGTATGCTCAATATCAACATGATGGGTGCGAGATCCATCATGCGATCCGCAGGCTGGGGCGATACCTCATTGTCTGCCTACTACAGCCTCTATAAAAAAACCGACAGCAGCGCGCACATCGGCTTGGGGCTTTCTGCTCCAACGGGGTCCATCGATGAAAAAATGGCCGGTGGTGCACACATGGGGTATCCCATGCAGCTAGGCTCGGGCACCTGGGATCTGAAACCTTCCCTCACCTGGCTTGGCGGGGCGAACGACTGGTCGTATGGCAGCCAGCTTTCCGCGGTCATTCATCTGGATGAAAACGACAACGGCTACACTCTCGGCGACAGTGCCAGTCTGACAGGCTGGGTGAGTCGCAGGCTGAACACCTGGTCGGCTGTGTCCTTGCGCCTCACTGGCAGCAGTTGGGAAAACGTCGATGGTCACGACAGCAGGATGCCGGTCATCCCAATGGGACCATTGGCCGGCCAGCCGATGGCTGGGGTCGCTGATCCGGACGCGCGGGGCGGTTCCCGCATCGATCTATCACTTGGCTTGAACCTGTGGGATACCCAAAAAGGCACCCGTTTTTCAATCGAAGCCGGAGCGCCCGTCTATCAGAACCTCGATGGCCCCCAACTCGGCACCGAGTGGTTTGTAAGCGCAGGTTTCCAATTCTCATGGTAA